The following are encoded in a window of Colletotrichum lupini chromosome 3, complete sequence genomic DNA:
- a CDS encoding Sec23/Sec24 trunk domain-containing protein, with protein MSAPNDGYGQYPPQQQPYSDQPQDGYDAQGAQAAQPAIADQGKKKKRGYATQAYEFGAGANSNTAGAPAQGQQYGMPQPQAAAYGGYPAQDAQPAAAAYGSPQPQQYGMPQPPAAQPGGYGAYAAPDAGYPASGLAPAAPGVGGLNQQMAGMNLGGQQAQQQPPPGQAARPVALNQLYPTDLMNQPFNVSELDLPPPPIILPPNTSVTPSPDANCGPKYVRSTLNAVPTTHSLLKKSRLPFALVIQPYGALHDSEDPIPVVQDQVIARCRRCRTYINPFVTFLDHGHRWRCNMCNLTNDVPQAFDWDAASQRSTDRWGRYELNYSVVEFVAPQEYMVRPPQPLVYLFLFDVSYAAVSTGLLATSARTILDSLDRIPNADRRTRLGFIAVDSSLHYFSVPKDGEENTETSMLVVSDLDEPFLPVPQDLLVPLTESRQSIESFLTKLPEMYQSNQNNGSAMGSALRAGHKLISALGGKIVVLSASLPNVGVGKLDMREDKKLLGTSKESSLLQTANSFYKSFAVECSKNQVSIDMFLFSSQYQDVASLSNLPRYTGGQTWFYPGWNAGRPEDAIKFASEFSDYLSSEIGLEAVLRVRATTGLRMNAFYGNFFNRSSDLCAFPAFPRDQCYVVEVAIDENLTKNVVCLQTAVLHTTCNGERRIRVMTLALPTTTNLADIYASADQQAITTYFSHKAVERALSGGLEAARDSLQNKLIELLQTFRKELAGGSMGGGLQFPSNLRGLPILFLGLMKNVGLRKSAQIPSDLRSAALCLLSTLPVPLLMQYIYPRLYSLHDMPDNAGVPDSETSQIVLPPPANLSSERFAPYGLYLIDDGQTQFLWAGRDAVPQLLADVFGVEDRTQLRVGKGALPELDNDFNERVRAVVHKSRDHKSKGVGSIILPHLYIVREDGEPSLKLWAQTLLVEDRADQGMSAAQWLGILREKDGIANKTT; from the exons ATGTCGGCGCCGAACGACGGCTACGGCCAATATCCCCCGCAGCAACAACCTTACTCCGACCAGCCTCAGGACGGCTACGATGCACAGGGAGCTCAAGCTGCCCAGCCAGCTATAGCCGACCaaggcaagaagaagaagagaggcTATGCCACCCAAGCTTATGAGTTCGGAGCTGGCGCCAACTCCAACACGGCCGGCGCACCTGCTCAAGGACAACAATATGGCATGCCCCAGCCCCAGGCCGCGGCTTATGGTGGCTATCCCGCACAGGATGCTCAGCCTGCTGCCGCCGCCTATGGCTCGCCTCAACCCCAGCAGTACGGCATGCCCCAGCCTCCTGCTGCTCAACCCGGAGGCTACGGCGCGTATGCGGCCCCCGATGCCGGATATCCTGCGTCCGGCCTTGCCCCTGCTGCTCCCGGCGTCGGCGGCCTCAACCAGCAGATGGCCGGTATGAACCTCGGCGGCCAACAAGCCCAGCAGCAACCTCCTCCTGGCCAGGCTGCTCGTCCCGTGGCTCTGAACCAGCTCTACCCTACCGACTTGATGAATCAGCCGTTCAACGTGTCCGAGCTAGACTTGCCCCCTCCTCCCATTATTCTTCCTCCCAAC ACTAGCGTAACTCCCTCCCCAGATGCGAACTGCGGTCCTAAATACGTGCGCTCCACCCTCAACGCCGTCCCGACAACACACTCCCTTCTGAAGAAGTCGAGGTTACCTTTTGCGCTCGTTATCCAGCCTTATGGAGCTCTCCACGATAGTGAGGACCCAATTCCCGTGGTGCAGGACCAGGTCATCGCGCGTTGCCGACGCTGCAGAACATACATCAACCCTTTTGTTACCTTCCTGGACCATGGACACCGTTGGCGTTGTAATATGTGCAACCTGACGAACGATGTTCCTCAAGCTTTCGACTGGGATGCTGCTTCGCAACGGAGCACTGATCGCTGGGGACGCTACGAGCTCAACTATTCCGTTGTCGAGTTTGTCGCGCCTCAGGAGTACATGGTGCGCCCGCCTCAGCCGCTGGTTTACCTATTCCTCTTCGACGTGAGCTATGCTGCTGTTTCAACCGGCCTCCTCGCAACCAGTGCCCGAACCATCCTGGATAGCCTCGACAGAATACCTAATGCCGATCGCCGAACTCGCCTGGGTTTCATTGCCGTAGACTCCAGCCTGCACTACTTCTCAGTCCCCAAGGACGGGGAAGAGAATACGGAGACCAGCATGTTAGTCGTCAGCGACTTGGACGAGCCATTCCTGCCGGTGCCTCAGGACCTTTTGGTGCCCTTGACGGAAAGCCGCCAGAGCATTGAGAGCTTCCTGACCAAGCTGCCCGAAATGTACCAGAGCAACCAGAACAACGGATCTGCCATGGGCTCGGCCCTTCGAGCTGGCCACAAGCTGATTTCGGCTCTCGGCGGAAAGATCGTGGTGCTCAGTGCTTCGCTGCCCAATGTTGGCGTTGGTAAGCTGGACATGCGCGAAGACAAGAAGTTGCTGGGTACAAGCAAGGAAAGCAGTCTGCTTCAAACTGCCAACAGTTTCTACAAGAGCTTTGCTGTAGAATGCTCAAAGAACCAGGTCTCCATCGACATGTTCCTGTTCTCCTCGCAATACCAGGATGTTGCCTCTCTGAGCAACTTGCCCAGGTACACTGGTGGACAGACTTGGTTTTATCCGGGCTGGAACGCCGGCCGTCCGGAAGACGCCATCAAGTTTGCCTCCGAGTTCAGTGACTACTTGTCATCAGAGATCGGACTGGAAGCAGTGCTCCGTGTTCGTGCCACCACTGGCCTGCGTATGAACGCCTTCTATGGTAACTTCTTCAACAGAAGCTCTGATCTTTGCGCCTTCCCCGCCTTCCCTCGCGATCAATGCTACGTCGTTGAGGTTGCCATTGACGAGAACCTCACGAAGAACGTGGTGTGCTTGCAGACTGCCGTTCTCCACACAACCTGCAATGGAGAGCGTCGCATCCGCGTCATGACGTTGGCTCTCCCGACGACCACAAACCTCGCCGATATCTATGCTTCGGCTGATCAGCAGGCAATTACCACCTACTTCAGTCACAAGGCAGTCGAGCGTGCCTTGAGCGGCGGTTTGGAAGCTGCTCGCGACTCTCTCCAGAACAAGTTGATTGAGCTCTTGCAAACCTTCAGAAAGGAGCTCGCCGGCGGCAGCATGGGCGGCGGGCTACAGTTCCCTTCTAACCTGCGCGGCCTCCCCATCCTCTTCTTGGGTCTCATGAAGAATGTCGGCCTCCGCAAGTCGGCTCAAATCCCGTCAGACTTGCGATCGGCAGCCCTCTGTCTGCTTTCGACGCTTCCCGTCCCTCTCCTCATGCAATACATCTACCCCCGTCTCTACTCGTTGCACGACATGCCCGACAACGCAGGTGTGCCTGACTCGGAGACGAGCCAAATTGTGCTCCCGCCGCCGGCGAATCTCTCGTCAGAAAGATTTGCTCCGTACGGTCTGTACCTCATCGACGACGGCCAAACGCAGTTCCTCTGGGCTGGCCGGGATGCCGTGCCGCAGCTGTTGGCCGACGTGTTCGGGGTTGAGGACAGGACCCAGCTGCGGGTGGGCAAGGGTGCTCTTCCGGAGCTGGATAACGATTTCAACGAGCGGGTACGGGCAGTCGTTCACAAGAGCCGGGACCACAAGTCCAAGGGAGTCGGCAGCATCATCTTGCCCCATCTCTACATTGTCCGAGAAGACGGAGAGCCGAGCCTTAAGTTGTGGGCGCAGACACTACTCGTGGAGGACAGAGCGGACCAGGGCATGAGCGCGGCACAGTGGCTTGGTATTCTTAGAGAAAAG GATGGTATTGCTAACAAGACGACGTAG